One Roseburia rectibacter DNA window includes the following coding sequences:
- the clpB gene encoding ATP-dependent chaperone ClpB yields the protein MNIQKFTQKSVEAINDCEKLAYEYGNQEIEQEHLLVALLQQEDGLILKLIEKMDIQKEHFLDNAKKHLAARVKVSGGQVYVGQDLNKVLIHAEDEAKQMGDEYVSVEHLFLALLKYPNKAMKEIFKEYGITRDRFLQALSTVRGNQRVVSDNPEATYDTLEKYGYDMVARAKEQKLDPVIGRDDEIRNVVRILSRKTKNNPVLIGEPGVGKTAVVEGLAQRIVKGDVPEGLKDKKLFALDMGALVAGAKYRGEFEERLKAVLDDIKNSDGQIILFIDELHTIVGAGKTDGAMDAGQLLKPMLARGELHCIGATTLDEYREYIEKDAALERRFQPVMVDEPTVEDTISILRGLKERYEVFHGVKITDSALVSAAVLSNRYISDRFLPDKAIDLVDEACALIKTELDSMPTELDELNRRVMQLEIEETALKKETDRLSQERLADLQKELAELRDTFNTKKAQWENEKKSVEKVQKLREEIETVKNEIKTAQQNYDLEKAAELQYGKLPQLEKQLEAEEEEVKNRDLSLVHENVSEEEIARIISRWTGIPVAKLTESERNKTLHLDEELHKRVIGQDEGVTKVTEAIIRSKAGIKDPTKPIGSFLFLGPTGVGKTELAKALAASLFDDESNMVRLDMSEYMEKYSVSRLIGAPPGYVGYDEGGQLTEAVRRKPYSVVLFDEVEKAHPDVFNVLLQVLDDGRITDSQGRTVDFKNTIIIMTSNLGSAHLLEGIDDNGDINPECEEAVMNELRGHFRPEFLNRLDEIIMFKPLTKGNIGNIINLLITDLNKRLSDREITVELTDAAKQYIVDNGYDPVYGARPLKRFLQKHVETLSAKLILADEVREGDTILIDVEGDHLTARVK from the coding sequence ATGAACATTCAGAAATTTACACAGAAGTCCGTAGAAGCGATCAATGATTGTGAAAAACTTGCATATGAATATGGCAATCAGGAAATCGAGCAGGAACATCTGCTTGTTGCATTGCTGCAGCAGGAAGACGGACTGATTTTAAAATTGATAGAAAAAATGGATATCCAGAAAGAGCATTTCCTGGATAACGCCAAAAAACATCTCGCAGCAAGGGTAAAGGTATCCGGCGGTCAGGTCTATGTCGGACAGGACTTAAATAAAGTGCTGATCCATGCAGAGGACGAGGCAAAGCAGATGGGAGACGAATATGTTTCCGTAGAGCATTTATTCCTTGCACTGTTAAAATATCCGAACAAGGCGATGAAGGAGATCTTCAAAGAGTATGGGATCACGAGAGACCGGTTTTTACAGGCACTCTCAACCGTGCGCGGCAACCAGCGTGTTGTTTCGGACAATCCGGAAGCTACTTATGATACTCTTGAAAAATACGGTTACGATATGGTAGCGCGTGCAAAAGAGCAGAAACTTGATCCGGTCATCGGACGTGATGATGAGATCCGTAATGTAGTCCGCATCCTTTCCCGTAAGACGAAAAACAACCCGGTTCTGATCGGTGAACCTGGTGTAGGTAAGACCGCAGTGGTAGAGGGACTTGCACAGCGTATCGTAAAAGGTGATGTCCCGGAAGGATTAAAGGACAAAAAATTATTTGCACTGGATATGGGTGCCCTGGTGGCAGGGGCAAAATACCGCGGTGAATTTGAGGAGCGTTTGAAAGCGGTTCTTGATGATATCAAAAATTCCGACGGACAGATCATCCTGTTTATCGATGAGCTGCACACGATCGTCGGAGCCGGAAAAACGGACGGCGCAATGGATGCCGGACAGCTGTTAAAACCTATGCTTGCGCGTGGTGAACTGCATTGTATCGGTGCAACGACACTTGATGAATATCGTGAATATATTGAAAAAGATGCAGCGTTAGAGCGAAGATTCCAGCCGGTCATGGTGGATGAGCCGACAGTTGAGGATACGATCTCCATTCTGCGTGGTTTAAAGGAACGCTACGAAGTGTTCCACGGTGTAAAGATCACAGACTCTGCATTAGTATCGGCAGCAGTGCTCTCAAACCGTTATATTTCCGACCGTTTCCTGCCGGATAAAGCGATCGACCTTGTGGATGAGGCATGTGCCCTGATCAAGACAGAACTTGATTCCATGCCGACAGAACTTGATGAATTAAACCGTCGTGTCATGCAGCTTGAGATTGAGGAAACCGCATTAAAGAAAGAAACAGACAGGTTAAGTCAGGAGCGTCTCGCTGACCTGCAGAAAGAATTGGCAGAACTGCGCGATACGTTTAATACGAAAAAAGCGCAGTGGGAAAATGAAAAGAAATCGGTAGAAAAAGTCCAGAAACTGCGTGAGGAGATCGAGACAGTCAAAAATGAGATCAAGACCGCACAGCAGAATTATGATCTGGAAAAAGCAGCAGAATTGCAGTATGGCAAATTGCCGCAGTTAGAAAAACAGTTGGAAGCCGAAGAAGAGGAAGTAAAGAACCGTGATCTTTCTCTGGTACATGAAAATGTCAGCGAGGAGGAGATTGCACGTATTATTTCCCGCTGGACCGGTATCCCCGTTGCAAAACTGACGGAGAGTGAGAGAAACAAAACACTTCATCTCGATGAGGAACTGCACAAACGTGTCATCGGACAGGATGAGGGGGTCACAAAGGTTACAGAAGCGATCATCCGTTCCAAAGCAGGAATCAAAGATCCGACAAAGCCGATCGGTTCGTTCCTGTTCTTAGGACCTACCGGTGTTGGTAAGACGGAGCTTGCAAAGGCACTTGCGGCAAGCCTGTTTGATGACGAGTCTAACATGGTACGTCTTGATATGAGTGAGTATATGGAGAAATATTCCGTCTCCCGTTTAATCGGAGCGCCTCCAGGATATGTCGGATACGATGAGGGTGGTCAGCTTACCGAGGCAGTCCGCAGAAAACCATATTCCGTTGTACTGTTTGATGAGGTGGAAAAAGCACATCCGGATGTATTCAATGTGCTGTTACAGGTACTTGATGATGGACGTATCACCGATTCACAGGGCAGGACTGTGGACTTTAAAAACACGATCATTATTATGACGTCAAACCTTGGTTCGGCGCATCTGCTCGAAGGAATTGATGATAACGGAGATATCAATCCGGAGTGTGAAGAGGCAGTCATGAATGAACTGAGAGGACACTTCCGTCCGGAATTTTTGAACCGTCTCGATGAGATCATCATGTTCAAGCCACTCACAAAAGGCAATATCGGCAACATCATCAACCTTCTGATCACAGATCTCAACAAACGTCTTTCTGACCGTGAGATCACTGTGGAGCTGACAGATGCAGCAAAGCAGTATATCGTGGACAACGGATACGATCCGGTTTACGGTGCAAGACCGTTAAAGCGTTTCTTACAGAAACATGTGGAGACACTTTCTGCAAAACTGATTCTTGCAGATGAGGTAAGGGAAGGCGATACGATCCTGATTGACGTGGAAGGAGACCATCTGACTGCGCGCGTAAAGTGA
- a CDS encoding BMP family ABC transporter substrate-binding protein, translating into MKKVYLVTLCTCLIVIAFVSASVYFLRDEEKEITVGFVYVGDASTAYTSNFIDAQEAIQTKYMDQVKVIALNNVAEGTESEYLQQLVDAGCDLIFTTSYNYGTVTKEFAEKYPGIEFCMATCANANEEPVLKNYHTFMGKIYQGRYTAGVAAGMKMKELIKEGVITEQQAKIGYVAAYPYAEVISGYTAFLLGVRSVVPDAVMTVRYTNKWNDYRTEKKYAKDLIDEGCVIISQHSDTAGPATACEETAAGTPVYLVSYNQSMEDVAPTTYLTGCKINWEPYMMGAVDAVLNDRVIEKSIKGTVNGNDIGAGFEEDWVQMLELNEITAADGTAEKMQEVIRQFEQGKLDVFRGDYVGADPDDPDDTYDLNQGYTENEFASAPSFHYVLKDVIRIEE; encoded by the coding sequence GTGAAAAAAGTATATCTTGTGACATTGTGCACCTGTCTGATTGTGATTGCTTTTGTGTCGGCATCTGTATACTTTCTGAGAGACGAAGAAAAAGAGATCACTGTTGGTTTTGTGTATGTTGGAGATGCGAGTACCGCATATACCAGCAATTTTATTGATGCGCAGGAGGCAATCCAGACAAAATACATGGATCAGGTAAAAGTCATTGCACTCAATAATGTTGCGGAGGGAACGGAATCAGAGTACTTACAGCAGCTTGTGGATGCCGGGTGTGACCTGATTTTTACGACCAGTTATAATTATGGAACCGTTACGAAGGAGTTTGCAGAAAAATATCCCGGGATCGAGTTTTGTATGGCAACATGTGCGAATGCAAATGAAGAACCTGTTTTAAAAAATTATCATACATTTATGGGAAAAATTTATCAGGGAAGATATACGGCGGGAGTGGCAGCCGGGATGAAAATGAAAGAACTGATCAAAGAAGGCGTGATCACAGAGCAGCAGGCAAAGATCGGATATGTTGCAGCCTATCCTTATGCGGAGGTGATCTCCGGATATACGGCATTTTTGCTCGGAGTGAGATCAGTCGTACCGGATGCGGTGATGACAGTGCGTTATACCAATAAATGGAATGATTATCGGACGGAAAAAAAGTATGCCAAAGACCTGATCGATGAGGGCTGTGTGATCATATCACAGCATTCGGATACCGCAGGCCCGGCTACCGCGTGTGAGGAAACTGCTGCGGGGACCCCGGTTTATCTGGTAAGTTATAATCAGAGTATGGAAGATGTGGCGCCGACCACTTATCTCACCGGATGCAAGATCAACTGGGAACCCTATATGATGGGAGCTGTGGATGCAGTTTTAAACGACCGTGTGATTGAGAAAAGTATCAAAGGAACTGTCAATGGAAATGATATTGGTGCCGGTTTTGAAGAAGACTGGGTGCAGATGTTAGAGTTAAATGAAATTACGGCTGCGGATGGCACAGCGGAAAAAATGCAGGAAGTGATCCGGCAGTTTGAGCAGGGGAAACTGGATGTGTTCCGGGGAGATTATGTCGGGGCAGATCCGGATGACCCGGACGATACTTATGATCTGAATCAGGGATATACGGAGAATGAGTTTGCGTCTGCACCTTCGTTTCATTATGTGCTGAAAGATGTGATCCGGATAGAAGAATAG
- a CDS encoding MATE family efflux transporter yields the protein MTKDLTTGKIMPILIRFTIPLVLGNLFQLTYNAVDSIIVGHFVGKEALAAVGICNPISTLMILFLNGLCMGASILMGMQYGAKDYDTLHRQISTTMLSGVIFSFVLSIACILFARPILILMQADASILSLTTEYLQIIFLGLVFTFLYNFFSSTLRALGDSNTPLYFLMISAVLNILGDLFFVVVLKAGSNGCAVSTVLSEALCCIFCIIYIQKKVPLLRLGKKWLVFDRSLLMRTIAYGWTSALQQATVQLGKLGIQAIVNTMGVSVAAAFAIVNRIDDFAYTPEQNIAHAMTALMAQNKGAGKKDRMREGFRCGMILEIIYGLIVFALCFLFAREFMLCFIKDEEVIGHGVIYLHLISLMYVLPAVTNGIQGYFRGIGDLKITLISSFVNMGVRVLAAAPLVLKMHLGIEALPYSYLAGWIAMLIVELPLLLRKVHSK from the coding sequence ATGACCAAAGATCTTACCACCGGAAAAATTATGCCGATCCTGATCCGCTTTACGATTCCTCTCGTGCTCGGCAACCTGTTCCAGCTTACCTACAATGCCGTAGACAGTATCATTGTCGGGCATTTTGTCGGAAAAGAAGCACTTGCCGCTGTCGGCATCTGCAATCCGATCTCCACTCTGATGATCCTGTTTTTAAACGGACTGTGCATGGGTGCCAGCATTTTAATGGGAATGCAGTATGGGGCAAAAGATTATGACACGCTGCACCGCCAGATCAGTACCACCATGCTCTCCGGCGTTATTTTTTCATTTGTCTTATCCATAGCATGTATCCTGTTTGCAAGACCGATCCTGATCTTAATGCAGGCAGATGCAAGTATTCTATCCCTCACAACAGAATACTTACAGATCATCTTTTTAGGATTGGTCTTTACTTTTCTGTACAACTTTTTTTCGAGCACACTGCGTGCACTCGGTGACAGCAATACCCCCCTTTATTTTCTGATGATCAGTGCCGTCTTAAATATTTTAGGGGATCTGTTTTTTGTTGTCGTGTTGAAAGCCGGAAGTAACGGATGTGCAGTATCCACAGTGCTTAGCGAAGCCTTATGCTGCATTTTCTGTATCATCTATATCCAGAAAAAAGTACCTCTGCTCCGGCTCGGAAAGAAATGGCTGGTATTTGACCGCTCGCTCTTAATGCGCACGATCGCCTACGGCTGGACATCCGCACTACAGCAGGCAACTGTACAGCTTGGAAAACTCGGCATCCAGGCAATCGTTAACACCATGGGTGTTTCGGTTGCAGCCGCATTTGCGATCGTAAACAGAATTGACGACTTTGCCTACACACCGGAACAGAATATTGCGCATGCCATGACTGCCCTGATGGCACAGAATAAAGGTGCCGGAAAAAAAGACCGCATGCGGGAAGGATTCCGCTGCGGTATGATTCTTGAAATTATATACGGGCTTATTGTATTTGCACTCTGCTTTTTATTTGCAAGAGAATTTATGCTCTGCTTTATCAAAGATGAGGAAGTCATCGGTCACGGCGTTATTTACCTTCACCTGATTTCCCTGATGTATGTCCTGCCGGCTGTCACAAACGGTATTCAGGGATATTTCCGTGGCATCGGAGATTTAAAGATCACACTTATCAGCAGTTTTGTAAACATGGGTGTACGCGTACTTGCCGCTGCACCACTTGTCCTGAAAATGCATCTTGGTATTGAGGCACTTCCATATTCCTATCTTGCAGGCTGGATCGCCATGCTGATCGTGGAGTTACCGCTTTTGCTGCGCAAAGTGCACAGCAAATAA
- a CDS encoding cyclodeaminase/cyclohydrolase family protein: MEHQTNSCFTDYSCKDFITVLSGKSPVPGGGGAAALAGAIGIALGNMVGSLTVGKKTYAAVEEDIIQCKKKADDITARLLVLVEKDAKAFEPLSAAYGMPKSTPEEIEKKAEVMEAALVGACEVPLEIMRTCAEAIDLIETFAEKGSKIAISDAGVGATLLKSALQGASLNIYINTKSMADKEAATSYNKEADMLREKYEKKADEIFQSVCNKIR; the protein is encoded by the coding sequence ATGGAACATCAGACAAATTCATGCTTTACAGATTATTCCTGTAAAGATTTTATCACCGTTTTATCCGGCAAGTCTCCGGTTCCGGGAGGCGGAGGTGCCGCTGCCCTCGCCGGCGCGATCGGTATCGCTCTTGGAAATATGGTCGGGAGTCTTACCGTTGGAAAAAAGACCTATGCCGCTGTGGAAGAGGATATCATTCAATGTAAGAAAAAAGCAGACGACATCACAGCACGGCTTTTAGTTCTCGTGGAAAAAGACGCCAAAGCTTTTGAACCGTTAAGTGCCGCCTACGGCATGCCAAAAAGCACACCGGAAGAAATTGAAAAAAAGGCAGAAGTAATGGAAGCCGCCTTAGTGGGAGCCTGCGAAGTTCCACTTGAGATCATGCGGACCTGCGCAGAGGCGATCGATCTGATTGAAACCTTTGCCGAAAAGGGCAGTAAAATTGCCATCAGCGATGCCGGTGTCGGCGCCACGCTGCTAAAATCTGCTCTTCAGGGGGCATCCTTAAACATCTACATCAACACAAAATCCATGGCTGACAAAGAAGCTGCCACTTCCTATAATAAAGAGGCAGACATGCTGCGTGAAAAATATGAAAAAAAAGCGGACGAAATTTTTCAATCTGTCTGCAATAAAATCCGCTAA
- a CDS encoding patatin-like phospholipase family protein, with protein sequence MKTGLVVEGGGMKCAYSAGILDKFLDDDITFSYCIGVSAGAANTLSYLAGQRGRNLRFYTEHLSDPRYLSVRSLVHTGNLFGLQYIYGTLTNSDGADPLDYSAVMENPAEFYMTATDAATGRAAYFSKYDIVRDDYRAVMASCALPGFCRPVKVGDRYYYDGGVADSIPLHHAIEQGCTKMVVILSNPRNFVKKPEAHRPLYKHMLHKYPKTIQSIDNRHINYQASIDLACRLEKEGYVFIFAPSRHMPLSTFSKDAALEQDLYDLGVADYEARAEELKHFLN encoded by the coding sequence ATGAAAACAGGACTTGTAGTAGAAGGCGGTGGTATGAAATGCGCATACAGTGCCGGCATTCTGGATAAATTTTTAGACGATGATATCACATTTTCCTACTGCATCGGCGTATCTGCGGGTGCTGCAAATACGCTGTCTTATCTTGCAGGGCAGCGGGGACGTAATCTCCGTTTTTATACGGAACATCTAAGTGATCCGCGCTACTTAAGCGTACGAAGTTTAGTACATACTGGAAACTTATTCGGTCTGCAGTATATTTACGGGACACTGACAAATTCCGATGGGGCAGATCCGCTTGATTACTCTGCCGTCATGGAAAATCCGGCTGAATTTTATATGACTGCAACCGATGCAGCAACCGGGCGTGCAGCTTATTTTTCCAAATACGACATTGTCCGTGACGACTACCGTGCTGTTATGGCAAGCTGCGCCCTGCCTGGTTTCTGCCGTCCTGTAAAAGTAGGGGACCGTTACTATTACGACGGCGGTGTTGCCGATTCGATTCCGCTGCACCATGCGATCGAACAAGGCTGTACCAAAATGGTCGTTATCCTCTCAAATCCAAGGAACTTCGTAAAAAAACCAGAGGCACACCGCCCGCTGTATAAACATATGCTGCATAAATATCCGAAAACAATCCAAAGCATCGACAACCGGCATATTAATTATCAGGCATCCATCGACCTTGCCTGCCGGCTAGAAAAAGAAGGCTATGTTTTTATCTTTGCACCAAGCCGCCATATGCCGCTTAGTACTTTTTCCAAGGATGCTGCCTTAGAACAGGATCTTTATGATCTCGGAGTTGCAGATTATGAAGCCCGCGCAGAAGAGTTGAAACATTTTTTGAACTAA
- a CDS encoding HD domain-containing phosphohydrolase yields MKNNKWYVISTFVLGCIVINFAGRILSDRLQLPLWLDSFGTVTAAYVLGPFCAAMVGMTVNLTYGILYSWTNMFYAVVSAMVGITTGICVKKGFLKNLYGVLSTSFLVAVLSVTLSVPFNYLYCDGSTQNIWGDGVIESMEKVGFNSFFSHCMGQFYLDFLDKVITIVLVFSLIKLVQKKIVSKRQHTLLMMFLCILVLGMIRGETVTAKTVTEQEDYSSYLQTVYGRENGIPGGCANDIVQTKDGVLWIGTYGGLYRYNGTKFQWINEYESIKTVNCLYTDEEGRLWVGTNDSGLSIFINDTVANVITEKQGLASDSVRCITQCADGNYYVGTAGALSIVTLAGGLNVKKTMEDIVYVKSMDADANGTVAAVTDDGKLYFIRQGKITDVVEPSEGADFSCCKFDENGLLYAGTSQNEILCYGCDTGEWKYRETKGCEELSNIKSLYFLDDGAMFVCADNGVGYFVEQTDFKMINTDTFNSSIDHVLMDYQGNLWFTSSRLGVLRLCKSVFTLLQTGAIQENQVVNSVTKWQNRFYIGTDSGLEVMDEETGEEYTDDITETLAGTRIRCLRTDSCGNLWICTTGKGIYEITAKGETFVYDNASGANGNKYRTVEELKNGTILAAGDAGLTFIRDGEITKVTGESDGLTIPKILCVLEQEDGTIFAGTDGNGIAVIKNGKVNDVYNKEDGLSSEVILRMVKNEDGGVFIVTSNGICYMDTEGKIRSLDKFPYYNNYDIVEGIDHTLFIPGSAGIYVVDKEELLSGRKLEYKLLNSDAGINRALTPNAWNYVDEDMNFYFSTDTGVICMNLKNYEVSVRSYRMQMKSVKIDDVSHFVRRGEVIYLERGAEKLEIFPEIINYSVNLPYVSVYLEGYDSEPQVMSQSEMSSVIYTNLPVGTYKFHIAVLDHKGQKPVVESVYTIEKKAEIYDHWWFVVYIVAVFALAVAYLTWMIFHTQVQRVINLQKKEIELVKKKLEMGNETVLTIAKTVDAKDVRTSQHSERVAEYSVLIAKELGFDEKSCEDLKRAALLHDIGKIGIPDRILNKPGKLTDEEYGIMKSHVTKGAEILKSFTIVDHVEEGALYHHERYDGKGYVHGLKGEEIPINARIIGIADTFDAMTVNRVYRKQLDMTYVIQELKNGRGTQFDPGLVDVMLGLIDNGKIDICSLYKEHAHADHSREKEEE; encoded by the coding sequence ATGAAAAATAATAAATGGTATGTGATCAGCACGTTTGTACTTGGATGTATAGTGATAAATTTTGCCGGCAGGATTTTGTCTGACAGGCTGCAGCTGCCGTTGTGGCTTGATTCTTTTGGAACAGTAACGGCGGCGTATGTGCTGGGACCTTTCTGTGCAGCTATGGTCGGGATGACGGTAAATCTTACCTATGGGATTTTATATTCCTGGACAAATATGTTTTACGCAGTGGTCAGTGCCATGGTCGGCATAACGACCGGCATATGTGTGAAAAAAGGATTTTTAAAAAATCTTTATGGAGTACTTTCAACAAGTTTTTTAGTAGCGGTTTTATCGGTGACACTTTCTGTCCCATTTAACTATCTGTATTGTGATGGTTCTACGCAGAATATCTGGGGAGACGGTGTTATTGAGTCTATGGAAAAAGTTGGATTCAACAGCTTTTTCAGTCACTGTATGGGACAGTTTTATCTTGATTTTCTTGATAAGGTTATAACGATCGTCTTAGTATTTTCTCTTATAAAATTGGTTCAAAAAAAAATTGTATCTAAAAGACAGCATACTTTGCTCATGATGTTTCTTTGTATATTGGTGCTTGGCATGATCCGGGGAGAGACAGTAACGGCAAAAACAGTTACAGAACAGGAAGATTACAGTAGTTATCTTCAGACTGTTTATGGCAGGGAAAATGGAATACCGGGTGGATGTGCCAATGATATTGTGCAGACGAAGGATGGCGTTTTATGGATTGGAACATATGGCGGGCTGTACCGGTATAATGGCACAAAATTTCAATGGATCAATGAATATGAATCGATAAAAACCGTGAACTGTCTGTATACGGATGAGGAAGGCAGACTGTGGGTTGGAACGAATGACAGCGGACTTTCCATCTTTATCAATGATACGGTTGCAAATGTTATTACTGAAAAACAGGGACTTGCATCGGATTCGGTGCGCTGTATTACACAGTGCGCAGATGGAAATTATTATGTTGGAACAGCCGGGGCACTTTCCATTGTCACATTAGCAGGTGGGTTAAATGTGAAAAAGACGATGGAAGATATTGTGTATGTAAAAAGTATGGATGCAGATGCAAATGGAACAGTTGCAGCGGTAACCGATGATGGAAAACTGTATTTTATCAGGCAGGGAAAGATCACGGATGTTGTGGAGCCATCCGAGGGAGCTGATTTTTCCTGCTGTAAGTTTGATGAAAACGGGCTTTTGTATGCCGGAACTTCACAGAATGAGATACTTTGCTATGGCTGTGATACGGGAGAGTGGAAATACAGGGAAACGAAAGGCTGTGAAGAATTATCCAATATAAAGTCACTGTATTTTTTAGATGACGGAGCCATGTTTGTCTGTGCCGATAACGGAGTGGGATATTTTGTGGAACAGACAGATTTTAAAATGATAAATACAGATACATTTAACAGTTCGATTGATCATGTGCTGATGGATTATCAGGGAAATCTCTGGTTTACATCATCAAGGCTTGGCGTTCTTCGTTTATGTAAGTCAGTATTTACATTGTTACAGACAGGAGCTATACAGGAAAATCAGGTTGTTAATTCAGTTACGAAATGGCAGAACAGGTTTTATATAGGAACGGACAGTGGATTAGAGGTAATGGATGAAGAAACCGGAGAAGAATATACGGATGATATTACGGAAACCTTAGCTGGCACAAGAATACGATGTCTTCGGACAGACAGCTGTGGAAACTTGTGGATCTGCACAACGGGAAAGGGCATTTATGAGATTACAGCAAAAGGAGAGACTTTTGTCTATGACAATGCCAGTGGGGCAAATGGTAATAAATACCGTACCGTCGAAGAACTAAAAAACGGAACGATACTTGCGGCAGGAGATGCGGGACTTACGTTTATCCGGGACGGGGAGATTACAAAAGTGACCGGTGAATCAGATGGACTTACGATACCGAAGATTCTTTGTGTATTAGAACAGGAAGACGGAACCATATTTGCCGGTACGGATGGAAATGGAATCGCGGTGATAAAAAATGGAAAAGTGAATGATGTTTACAACAAAGAGGATGGATTAAGCTCAGAGGTGATCCTCCGTATGGTGAAAAATGAGGATGGAGGTGTATTTATTGTAACAAGTAATGGAATCTGTTACATGGATACGGAAGGAAAAATCAGGAGTCTTGATAAATTTCCTTATTATAATAATTATGATATTGTGGAGGGAATCGACCATACTTTGTTTATACCAGGGTCAGCGGGGATCTATGTTGTGGATAAAGAGGAGCTTTTGTCCGGGAGGAAATTAGAGTATAAACTGTTAAACAGTGATGCCGGGATTAACCGGGCGCTGACACCAAATGCATGGAATTATGTAGATGAAGATATGAATTTCTATTTTTCCACAGATACGGGAGTGATTTGTATGAATCTTAAAAATTATGAGGTTTCTGTCCGTTCCTACCGTATGCAGATGAAATCCGTAAAAATAGATGATGTATCGCATTTTGTCAGACGTGGAGAGGTGATCTATCTGGAAAGGGGAGCAGAAAAGCTTGAGATATTTCCGGAAATTATCAATTATTCCGTGAATCTCCCTTATGTAAGTGTTTACTTAGAGGGGTATGACAGTGAGCCGCAGGTGATGTCCCAAAGTGAGATGTCCAGTGTGATTTATACAAATCTTCCGGTAGGAACCTATAAGTTTCATATTGCGGTGCTGGATCATAAGGGACAGAAGCCGGTAGTGGAAAGTGTGTATACCATTGAAAAAAAGGCAGAGATCTACGATCACTGGTGGTTTGTGGTTTATATAGTGGCAGTGTTTGCGTTAGCAGTAGCTTATCTGACCTGGATGATTTTTCATACACAGGTGCAGAGAGTGATCAATCTTCAGAAAAAGGAGATTGAACTGGTAAAAAAGAAGCTGGAAATGGGGAATGAGACGGTACTTACGATTGCTAAGACGGTAGACGCTAAAGATGTAAGGACGAGTCAGCATTCTGAGCGTGTGGCAGAATATTCCGTACTGATCGCAAAAGAACTTGGGTTTGATGAGAAAAGCTGTGAGGATCTGAAAAGGGCAGCGCTTTTACATGATATCGGAAAAATCGGTATTCCCGATCGGATTTTAAATAAGCCGGGAAAATTAACGGACGAGGAATATGGAATTATGAAATCGCATGTGACAAAAGGTGCGGAAATCTTAAAAAGTTTCACGATCGTAGACCATGTGGAAGAGGGTGCCTTATATCATCATGAAAGATATGATGGAAAAGGATATGTGCACGGGTTAAAAGGAGAAGAAATCCCGATCAATGCCAGAATTATCGGAATTGCAGATACATTTGATGCAATGACGGTGAATCGCGTTTACCGGAAACAGTTGGATATGACCTATGTGATACAGGAACTGAAAAATGGAAGGGGAACGCAGTTTGATCCAGGACTTGTCGATGTTATGTTAGGACTGATTGACAATGGAAAGATTGACATATGCAGTCTGTACAAAGAACATGCACATGCAGATCATAGCAGGGAAAAAGAGGAGGAGTAG